In Chthoniobacterales bacterium, the DNA window TATCGTCGATGTGGGTTCTGACTTCGAAATTGGTTACTTCTTCCTGCGTGCCGGCGCCGCTTGTCTTTCCGGTATTGGCGATCTGAATAACGGTGCCGTGAAATTTGCGGTCGGGATACGCATCGATGGTTACGATCGCTTTGTCGCCAACCTTGACGTTGACCACGTCGTTCTCGTTCACATCGACGCGCGCTTCCATGCTGGAGAGATCGGCCACCCGCATCACTTCCGTGCCGGCGAACTGGTTCGTCGCCACGACGCGCTCACCCAGCTTGCTGTTGAGCACCGTGACGGTCCCGTTGATGGGGGAATTGATGGTTGTCTTTGAAAGCTGATCGCGCGCCTGGCTCGAACCCGCCTCGGCCCGCTCGATTTCGTGCAGCATGCTTTCGTAGGTCGATGCCGCCACGTCCCGCGCCGCCTGCGCGGATGTGTATTCGGATTCCGAAATCATTTTCTTGGTGAACAAGTCCTGAGCGCGCTTCAGGTCCTGCTCCGCTTTCTGAAGAGTTGCTTTTGCCTGGAGATTGTTCGCCTTCGCGGTACTGATCGCCGCTTGTTGTTGCTCGACCAGCGCCTTGTAGGAATCCGGCTTAATCTTCAGCAGGAGATCGCCTTTTTTGATGGCCATGCCGTCCTCGACCGGCAACTCGATAATCTCACCCGCGACCTCCGGCGAAATTTTGACCTCCACCTCAGGCTGAATTTTTCCATTCGCGGAAACCGTTTGCACAATCGTCTTGCGGACCGCCTTTTCGGTCGTGACCGGAATCGGTTTTTCGCGCTTCCCCAGAAGCGCCGAGACGATAATCCAGAGCAGCAGGAGCCCGATGGAGCCAAAAATAATGTACCGCCTCCGGCGGGAGCGCCGTTTGCGGGGCGTGATGGGAGGAGCGGCAACTTGATGCATTTCAGGTGGGGGAGTTGTGGCGTTCGTGGGGATGGGACTGGTTAGAGCTTTGGAAAGCAATTTTCGTTCACTCCGAAAAGGCGAAGGCAATTACAGTTATTATAGGCCAATTATGGCCGGTATTCACGCTCATCTTCAATCAGATGCAACTGGGAGATTGAATGGATTCAGCCCGATTGCCCATCAAAAAACCTTCCCTCCGGCTGCGAGGCGCCCGCGAATCTGTTCAATCGCCCAATTGGCGTGCTCGGCAATGAGCGGCTCCGGGTCCTCCGCCGCCCTCTCCAGCGCCGGTAAATCGTCTCGATTGCCCACATTTCCCAGGGCCACGCAGACGTTTCGCAGGAATCCGCGCCGCTTGATTCGCTTGATGGGCGACCGGCGAAAGAGCTGCCGAAACCTGGCGTCGTCCAGGGCGAGGTAATCCCGCAGCGGCATGCCGATGGCGGGACCGGCGGCGAAGGCGGCTTCCCGGGAAATCGAGGCGAACCGATTCCAGGGGCAGGCGTCGAGGCAGTCGTCGCAGCCGTAAATCCGATCGCCAATGAGCGGGCGTAATTCCAGGGGGATCGAGCCCTCGAGTTCGATCGTCAGATAGGAGATGCAGCGCCGTGCGTCGAGGCGATGGGGTTCCGTGATTGCGCCGGTTGGACACGCCACGATGCAACGCTGGCAACTTCCGCAGCGCTCCGCCTGCGGCGCGTCCGGGGGGAGCTCGAGCGTGGTCAGAATCTCGCCGAGAAAAAACCAGGTGCCGAGCCTGGGGTCGATCAGCATGGTGCTTTTGCCGTGCCAGCCGAGCCCGGCTTCCGCGGCGTGGTCCCGTTCGAGAATCGGTCCTGTATCGACGTAGCACTTTTGAATGCCTCCAAATTCGGCCAGGAGCTCGCTCAATTGCTCCAGTTTCCGGAGCATCAGCTCGTGGTAATCCTCACCCCATGCATACCGCGCGATCTTTCCCTTTTCGCCAACTGACCCGGGAGCGTCTTTCAGTTCCCCTTGCCAATAATTAAGCGCGACGACAATTACCGAACGAACGCCCGGCAGCACCTGCGCCGGATCGCACCGTTTCTCTTCTCCGCGGCCCAGCCAATCCATCTCGCCCGCCGCTCCCTCGCGCAGCCACGTTCGAAAATCCTCTCCATGCCGGGGCGGGGAAGCCGGCGCGATTTTGCACGAATCAAAACCAAGCGCCCTGGCCCGATCGACGATTTGCTGCTTCAAATCTGAGCCAACCGCCGGTCGGCGCTGGTCCAACGGTGCAAGAATCGACGTCACAGCTTTCCAAAGCTCCTCAGAATTTCGTCCGCCACCTCATCGTGCCCAAGCCGCGACGTGTCCAATCGAACGTCCGCGGCCTGCCGATAGAGCGGCTCACGCGCCCGCAATAGCTCCAGCATCGTGGCTCGTGGGTTTTCCGTTTGCAAGAGCGGTCGCGTGGCCCTCCGGGAAATCCGGCGAAAAAGCGTCTCCTCGTCGGCCTCGAGGCTCACCACCTTTCCGAGCGCGCGCAGCATCTTCACGTTCTCCTGGCGCAACACGATACCGCCGCCGGTCACGATAATGGCGGGCGCCGCCGCCGAAAACTGCCGGAGAATCTCCGTTTCCGTTTCCCGAAACTTCTCTTCCCCAAACCGCGCGAAAATTTCCGAGACCGGCAAACCAAATCGGGCCGAAATCATCTCGTCGGTATCCAGGCGCGAAAGGCCCGTGCGCCTGGCCAGCGTCCGGCCGATGGACGATTTGCCGGCCCCCATAAAGCCGATCAGAACAATAGACTGGCCGCGCGCTGCCATTCGACAATGTAGAGGAGCTCGGCCCGCCATCAAAAAGGCCTTTGCAAGCGGACACGTTCTGGGGAATGGATGAAATCCAATTATGCCTGAGACAAAATCTTCCTCGCTCGTCGCCATCATCATGGGTAGCAAATCGGATTGGGAAACGATGCGCGTTTCCGGGGAAACGCTGGATGAGCTCGGCGTGCCTAACGAATCGCATGTTCTCTCCGCCCATCGCACGCCGGACGCGACCACCGAGCTCGCTCGGGCCGCCGCTGATCGCGGCGTCCGCGTCATCATTGCCGCAGCCGGCGGAGCGGCGCACCTGGCGGGAGTCGTCGCGGCTCACACCTGGCTTCCAGTTCTCGGCGTGCCGATGACTTCCGCGCTCAACGGTTTGGACTCCCTCCTCTCGATTGCCCAAATGCCCGGCGGAATCCCAGTTGGCACTCTCGCGATCGGGAAGGCTGGCGCCAAGAACGCCGCGCTCCTCGCCGCCAGCATCATCGGGCTCACCGACGACAAGGTACGAGAAAAACTTCTCGCCTTTCGGAAAGCCCAGACGGACGCCGTCCTTTCGCAGCGGGTCCCATGACCCAAATCGCTCCTTCGCGCACGCCCCAGGAGCGCGCGGAGGCCGTCGCGACTGCCGCCGGATTGCTCCGCCGCGGCGATATTGTCGCGCTTCCGACCGAAACCGTCTACGGGCTGGCGGCCGACGCGCTCAACGCTGACGCCGTGGCAAAAATTTTCGAAGCCAAAGAGCGCCCGCGCTTCGATCCGCTCATTGTTCATTTACCCGGTCGCGAATGGCTCGACCGAGTCACGACGATCGACTCCAACGCGCGCAGTCTGGTTGAGAGGTTGCTCGACCAATTCTGGCCCGGGCCGTTCACTCTTGTCCTGCCTCGGAACGAGATTGTTCCCGACATCGTCACCGCCGGTCTGCCGACCGTGGCGGTTAGGATCAGTGCGCATCCCGTCTTCTCAGAAATCCTTCAAGGCTTCGCGTCGCCGCTGGCTGCGCCGAGTGCCAACCGGTTTGGCCGGATCAGCCCCACGACCGCGCAACATGTCCTTGATGAACTGGAAGGCCGGATTCCACTGGTCGTGGATGGCGGTCCTACGGCGCATGGACTGGAATCCACCATCGTCGTCCCGCGTGAGGGGCGACTCGAAATTTTGCGGCGCGGTCCGGTTACGGAGGAGCAACTCGCCGCCTTTGGCGAAGTGGTCGTCGCCGAAACCCGCGCGCAGCCCGAAGCGCCCGGGCAACTTCCGAGCCACTACGCGCCGTCTACTCCGCTCGTTTTGGTCGATGATCCTTCGGCCTTCGCTTTGCCCCCGTACAAGAGATGCGGGCTGCTGGCCTGGAGGCCCTTGGATGAATCGAAGGGATTTGTCGAGGTCAGGCAGTTAAGCGCGCGCGAGGACCTGAAGGAAGCCGCCACCAATCTATTTCGTTATCTCCGGGAACTGGATCGTTCGAACCTCGATCTCGTTGTCGCCGAAAAACTCCCCGAAACCGGCTTGGGTGCTGCGATCATGGACCGCTTGAAACGAGCCGGCACCCCGCCAAAGGGCACTTGACGATGTGAAACTCTAACCCTTTCCTTTCCGCTTTTCCCTTTCCCGGCAGGAAGGTTAAACCTTGACCGGGCGACCGGTTTCACCCTAGAAAAAATGACGGTTAGGCCCCCGTCATGGCATCAACGCGAAAAAAGGATCCATCCGCTTCGTGGGTCAAAAGTCGTCTCTGGCTCGCGGCGGGCATAATGGCCGTCGTTACGCCCCGCCTCTCGGCTGAAATCTCACTGGTTAACCGCCTGTCGGACGCGCGCGCTTCTGCACGCAATTTGGCCCAGTTCGATTCCCCACCGCCGCAAATCCAGACGGACTTTTTACCAGCAAGTCTCAGCAACTCCGCCTTCGTGAGCGGGGAGTCCGGTGGAGGGAGTGCAGGGTCCACCAGTAATTCGTCAATGGTGGTAGATAACTCGATGGGAACCTTGCGAGTCTCGGGCGACGGAACGGCGACTGGTGATGCGATCTTAACAGATGGTCGCGCCTTCGCCGGGGCGAAGTTAGTCGTTCTCAACTTTGATGTAACAGACCTCTCGTATGTCTATTCGATAACGGGCCAGCTAACGGCATCGTGTTCTTGCGGCCGGCAGGCGCTGGCCAAGCTCACCAGGGGAGCGACGACAATATTTGACGTGAGGGCAGGCGTCGACAACCCGCCGTCGGTGGCTATCTCCAAAACTGGCACGCTCCCTCCCGGAAATTACACCCTTTCCGTTGAGATAGACACTGAGGCTTTCGGGGGTGTGGGGACAGGCGGCCACGCCAGCAGTAGCGGCAGATTTAACTTTGCTCTCGACCAAGCGCCAACCCCTACCCCCACCCCAACGACGACCGCCACGCCAACGCCCACTCCCGGCGCAGTGACACAGGCGGTCAATCTCTCAACGCGTCTTTTGGTGGGCACAGGCGACAACGTGGGCATCGGCGGCTTTATCATTACTGGCTCTGAACCGAAGCAAGTGTTACTGCGCGGCATCGGTCCTTCGTTGGCAGGCGCGGGTATCGCCAATCCGCTGGCCGATCCCGTCCTGGAATTGCACGGCCCGGATTCCTTCGTCACCGTCACGAACAACAACTGGAGGGAAACGCAGGAGGCAGCGATTAACGCGACGGGCATTGCTCCCCATCACGATCTTGAATCGGCGATTCTCGTTACGCTCGATCCCGGATCGTACACCGCCATCTTGAAAGGAAACGGAGCGACCTCTGGAGTCGCCCTGGTGGAAGTTTACGGCGTGGGAGCGTCCACCTCGAAACTGGCTAACATCAGCACCCGAGCGTTTGTCAGCACAGGCAACGACATCGTGATCGCAGGCTTTATTTTGGGTGGTGGATCGAGCAACCCCAGGATCATTCTCCGCGGGCTTGGACCGAGCCTGGCAGCCTCGGGAATTTCGCCGGTGTTGGCCGATCCAACCTTGGATCTGCGAGATAGTCAGGGAGCGCTCCTCATCTCGAACAATAACTGGCAGGATACTGCGACCGAACCTCCAGTGTTTGGAACAGGCCTCGAGCCGACCCACCTTTTGGAGGCGGCCACCGGAGCGACGCTGCCGCCGGGCGCTTATACCGCCCTGCTCTCCGGCGTGGACGGCGGCACCGGTCTTGGACTGGTTGAAGTTTACGACCTTGGCCGGCAGTAGCTCCAAGACGAGATTTGCTGCGCAGGAGCTCGGCAAACCGCATTTCTTCGACGATTTCGCCGCGGTCAACTGCTCCCACCATTGTGCGCTGGTTAGGCCTCTTCGTGAATTAACTCTGCCTGCGCCTAAGTTCCTTCTTCCTTATCCCCGCTCGGGCTGCTAGCTCCGAGGGCAATGAAGCGGCTCGTCTGGCTCGATGTTTCCAAGGGGCTGGCCATTCTGACCGTTGTTTATTTTCATTTTTTCCGAACCTACTTCGAGCATGGTTCGCTGCCGCCGCCTGACTGGAGCAATTTGTTTTCCTCGATGCGCTCCGCCTTGGGCATCGCCTGGCTCTTCGTCTCCGGGCTTGGGTTCCACGCGGTCGGCGCTTTCATCATCCTCAGTGGCTGGGCCCTGGCCCAAGCAACCGTGCGGAAAGCGGAAGCGGGTCCCATCGGGTGGGGCGGATGGTATCGAGCGCGGCTCCTCCGGCTTTATCCCATGTACTGGGTGGCGCATCTGGTTTACCTTCTCTCACCCTTCGTCGCGCGCTTCGAACGAATCGATGGCCGCATCGTGCTCAGTCTGCTTGGCCTGCGCTTTGTCGATATCAGCATGAACTTTTTCTATCTGAACGCCGCCTGGTGGTACTTCTCCATGCTAATCCAGTTCTATCTGATTTTTCCGTTGCTCTTTGGGGCGGCCAGAAAGCTTGGGCCTTTACTCTTCCTGTTGCTCGCGGGCGCGCTCGGTTTTTTCGTTCGGTACCTGATGCTCTTTCCCTATCCGCAAGATGGGTTGTGGATTCTGGGTGGCTTTGCCATTTGCCGCTTGCCGGAATTTGCTCTTGGCATGGCTTTGGGCTTGTGGTGGGCGCGCTCGGCCGCTCGCGTGGAACGATTTCTCCTCAGCGGGGCCGGTTTGTTGGGCGGTGTGATTCTATATCCTGTCGCGCTCCGCTTGTACCAGAACGGTATCACCTACATCTTTGTTGATTTCGCCACCGGCGCCTGCTGCTTTCTCGTCATGGTGGGCATCGCCGGCCTGCTCGCGCGCTTCGCGTGGCCGGCGAAAATTTTCGCCCTCGTCGGCGCCTTCTCCTACGGCATCTACCTGATCCATCATCCGTATGTCATCTGGCTGGGATTTCGGATCCGCGAACAGCCGATTTGGATGTTCCTTCTTATTTCCGTGGCCACAATGGCGGTGATCGCCGCTTGGGGCATCGCCTTGGAAAAAGCCACCAACGCGTTTCTTACCAAATTCATCACCCGGCGCAAGCCAGCGGCCGCCTGAGTCGACCGAGTCAGTACGGTCCGGGCCAGCCAAATCGCAAGGGCGGTCAACTCTTGCAATCTGAGCCCCGCCAGCCAAATGCCATCTTGGGTTCGGTTTTCAAAGAACAGGCTGGCACCCTTGGCCGAGTCAGGCAAGATGCTACCCTCCGAAATAGGTTCCAATGGTAGACCGGCGCGAGTTTTTAGTCAGGAGTAGCCTCGCTGCGGCCGGGGCGCTGATTTCTCGCCGCGTCTTTGCGGAAGGCGCGGGCGAACATTGGCCTCCCTATCGGGGCAATTTCGTAATTGATGGGCAGGGCGGGAGCGCCGTCTTCTATTTGAAGGACGACGATCCCGCGCTCGCAGCGGAGTTGCAGGCGGTCCGCGATTCCGGCCTCACCGGATTGATTGTGAGTCCGGCGCCTCAAGGTCGTTTCTGGCTGAATGATGCGGCGTTCGAGCGCAGCAAGGAAACGTTGCGACAGTGGAAAGCGCGCGTCGAAGCGCACCCCGACACCTTCCTCCACGTGCAGAAGGCAGAGGACCTCGCGCGCGCGCGCGACGAACACCGCCTCGGGATTATCTTTACCTTTCAGGGAACGGAACCGCTGGGCGAGGAGGCCGATCGCATTCCGATGTTTCGGGAAATGGGACTCCGTGTAATGCAGTTGACTCACAACCGGCGCAATCTGGTCGGGGACGGCTGCATGGAGCCGGGCAACGCGGGCCTGAGCAAATTCGGGCACCAGGTGGTGGAACGCCTGAATGCGGAAAAGCTGGTGATCGATCTCTCGCATGGATCGCAGCGCACCACCTTGGAAGCGATCCGCGCCTCGAAGACGCCGGTGCTGATCGGTCATGCCGGGTGCCGGTCGCTTTCGGATTTGCCGCGCAACGTGGCCGACGCCGAACTGCGGGCGCTGGCTGATAACGGGGGCGTGGTCGGAATTATATTCTGGCCCTATCTCCGGGTGGATACGCAACCGATGTCGATCGATGTCATTCGCCACCTCGAACACGCCATCAAAGTTTGCGGCGAGGATCATGTCGGGATCGGGACCGACAGCGATCTGGCTCCGGTAAAGCGAACGCCGGAGTGGGAACGCGAGAATCGCGAATGGGTCAAGGGCGCGAAAGAGGAGGGGACCTTCACCGCCGGCCGGCCTGACGACCTCTATACCTTCATTCCCGACCTCAACGCCGCCAATCGCTTCGAGTTGCTGGCAGCGCGCCTCTCAGCCCGCGGCCATTCTGACACGCGGATCGCAAAGATCCTGGGAGGAAATTTCGCTCGGGTGATGCGCGAAGTTTGGGGGAGTTAAGAAGCGCCGCCGTTAGAGTCGAGGCTTCGACGGCGCGGCCGCGTAAAAAACATCACTATGAGAAGAAGGATCGCGGCGGGAAGCTGGTAGGACGGGACGAGGAGAAAGACCAGCCCGCTCATCGAGCCGGGGTTGAGGAAAATAAGGTCCCCATACAGGAAGATCGCGCACGCGGTGGCCAAAGCGCAAACGACGAGGGTGGCGATGGCTCGGCCCCGGCTGCTGTTGGCCAGAAGACAGGCGCCGCCAAAGACCACATAAGGGCTCAGCGCCAACAGGCCAAATTCACCGACCAACGCCACGAACCCGGCTGTCTGCACCAGGGCGCTGCCGCTAACGAACACCCCCAGGCCGAGCGTTGCCAGGCTGGACACAGTGGTTTTCTGGAAGGTCATCGGTCGTTTACCGTGCCTTGGAGCGTACCTCGTTAGCCCTTTTCATCGACAACGGCCTCGATCCGGTAGCCGTCGGGATCGAAAGCGAAAGCGGCGAAATAGTTCGGGCCATGTTCGGGATGAAAGCCCACACCTCCATTATCCCGTCCTCCGTGGGCCAGCGCCGCCTGGTGGAAAGCGGCCGCCGCCTCTTGAGATGGCGCTCGGAAGGCCACATGGAAGCCGTCGCTCGGCGCAATAACCCCGTCCTGACGAAGGCGGATGGCAAATTCATCCTCGCCCCCGGGTCGCCCGTAGCCGATGGCCGATTCCTTGCGGCCAGCGCCGCTCTCTTGAGTGAAGACACGGAAGTAGCCAAGCGGAGCGAGCGCGGCGTCATAAAACGCGGCGGAACGCGTGAGATCAGCAACCGCGAAAGAAAGATGGTGCAGCATGAGCAGCGAACGAAGTGGACCCAAATCAGCGACGCCTGCCGGGGGCGGGCACTCAATAAGATTCTTCGTGAATAATTTTCTGCGGCTTTGTCATGCAGCTGTGAGCTTTCGCCGTATAGAATGGTTAGGCATTATTTCGTGAGGTGCAGGGGAACGAAATCGAAGCGAAGTGCCCTGCGTCCGCCCTGACATTTCAGCATAAGAGAATCTTCCTTGATCGTCCCGGCGCAGTCCTCGCGTGATTCAAAACCAATAATGGTGAAGCGAATGCTGGCTCCCTTTGCTGTAAAGTGACCGCCTGACGGTGCCCCCGGCCCGCGGTGGAACCATTGGACGACCTGTTCCGGCGTTTCACTGGCCGCGACGGAGAGCGCTGTTCCGTCGGAATAAAAGCGGAGGTACAACGTGTATTCACCCGCGTCGCCTTTACGCCGGTAGATTCCATCGTAACGCAAGGACGCCCCGCTCGCGCTGGCAGCGCAGACAAGCCACGCGCCGAGTATGACCGCGGTGAGAAGATTCCTACAATGTCGCATCGGGTGAAGGCACCTAAGTGCGTCCTTAAGAACGCAAATTTTCACATCTATCACCATCCGAATGGCGCTGAAGGGGCGTGATTGCATCATCGTATCGTCGTAGCAAATCGCGCGTCGAGCTTAAAGTCCGAGATGCCAGGGCTGAATCGCGCTTTCAGCGCTTGTTATGGACGGGGCTCGGGGTCCCTGGGGCGTTGCCCCAGGCTAAATTGAATTGCGCCTTTGGCGCAAACGGCGGTTTGGAAAGCGCCGCTCCTTGGTGGGGCGGCATCCGGAGCTCTCAACACTCAACTACCGACTCTCAACTTGCCGCGCGAGGGCGGCTTCGATGAAGCCTTTGAAGAGCGGGTGCGGCTTGTTCGGTTTGCTCTGGAATTCCGGGTGATACTGGCAGGCCATGAAATAGGGGTGATCCTTTAGCTCGATCAGCTCGGCGAGCGAACCATCGGGTGAGGTTCCCGAGATCATGAATCCTTTTTCGCCCATTCTCTCCCGATACTTCATGTTGAACTCGTAACGGTGCCGATGGCGCTCCAGGACTTCGTCGTCGTCGTAGATCTTTTCCGCAACGGTGCCTTTGGCGATCTTGGTCGGCCAGGTGCCGAGCCGCATGCTGGCGCCTTTGTTTTTAACGTCGCGCTGCTCCTCGAGCAGGCAGATGACAGGGTCGGCCGCGTCCTTGTCGAACTCGGTGCTATTGGCTTTTTCCAAGCCGCATACGTTCCGGGCGAACTCAATCGTGGCCACTTGCATGCCGAGACAGAGGCCGAGATACGGAATCTTGTTTTCGCGTGCGAATTTCGCTGCCGTGATTTTTCCTTCGACGCCCCGCTCTCCGAAGCCGCCCGGAATCAGGACGCCGGCCACATCCTTTAGATGGCCATCAACGCCGCCCTCCAAGGTTTCGGCATCGATCAATTCCAGCTGAATCCCGCAATCCTGGCTGGCCGCGGCGTGGGTGAGCGATTCGTAGATGCTTTTGTAAGCGTCCTGCAAATCGATGTATTTACCGACGACGGCGATCTTGACCTGTTTCTTCGGGCTCACGACGCGTTCGACGAATTTCCCCCAGTTCGTCAGGTTCGGCGGCGGCGCGTCGATATGGAGCAGCTCGCAGATCAGGTCGTCGAGACCCTCGGCGTTCAACATCAGGGGCATTTCGTAAATCGTGTGGGGAACGTCGCGCGCTTCGATGACTCCGCGCGGCGAGACGTTGCAGAACATCGAGAGCTTCTGGCGCAGCTCGGCATCAAGCGGATGTTCGGTCCGGCAAAGCAGGACCTGCGGTTGAATACCGATCTCGCGCAGCTTCGCAATGCTTTGCTGGGTCGGCTTCGTCTTCAATTCGCGCGCGGCCCGGATGTACGGCACCAGCGTGACGTGGACATTGACGACATTCTGCCCGCCCACTTCCAAAATGAATTGCCGGATCGCTTCCAGAAATGGCAGCCCCTCGATGTCGCCAGTCGTTCCGCCAATCTCGGTAATGACGACGTCGGCTTTGCTCTCGTCGGAAATTTCGCGAATCCGATCCTTGATGACATCGGTAACGTGGGGAATGACCTGGACGGTTTTGCCGAGGTAATCGCCGCGCCGCTCCTTGTTGATGACGCTTTCGTAGACCTGGCCGCTGGTGAGATTGTTGTGGCGAGAGAGAATGCAATTGGTGAAGCGCTCGTAATGGCCGAGGTCGAGATCGGTCTCCGCGCCGTCGTTCAGCACGTAAACTTCGCCGTGCTGAAACGGGTTCATCGTCCCGGGATCGACATTCAGATAGGGATCGAACTTTTGGAACACGACCCGCAAACCGCGGAGCTCGAGAAGCGTGCCGAGCGACGCCGCTGCCAGGCCTTTGCCTAACGAACTCACCACTCCGCCTGTAATAAAAATATATTTCATTTCCGCTTCACCCGGGGCGGTCGCTGGCCCGCGGACTTCAGGACGCGCTCGATGGTTCGAGCATCCTCCGGAGTGTCTACCCCGGGCGATCCGCTGGCCGTGATGACCACCTGAATTCTTACTCCATTCTCCAGCGCGCGCAATTGCTCGAGCGATTCGGCACGCTCCAAAGGCGAAGTTTTCCAGCGAACGAAACGGAGGAGGAGAGCGCGCGAATATCCGTAGATGCCCTGGTGCCGGAGAAACAAGGAGGGGCGCTTTCCAAACCGCCCTCTTCCTTCGCCCGGCAGTTTCAAACCGCCGCTCTGCGAAGCTGGAATGGCGGCGCGCGAGAAATAAAGAGCGTTGCCGTTTTGGTCCAGCACCACTTTCACCTGATGAGGTGACGCCGCCTCCGCGGGATCTTCGAAGGGATGCGCTGCCGTGATCATCTCAAGGTTGCGATCGCGCTGCAATTCGCGCACGAGGCGATCGATCAGTTTCGGATCGATGAGCGGCTCGTCGCCCTGGATGTTGACGATGTGCGAAAATTCCTTCGCCTTCGCCGCCACTTCGGCGATGCGGTCCGTCCCGCTGGCGTGGTTGGCCGAAGTCATGGCCACTTCAGCGCCCCAATCGAACGCCGCTTCCGCGATCCGGAAATCGTCGGTTGCGATAATGAGCCGATCGAGCTTTTTCGCGCACCGGCATCGTTCCCAGACATGCCGGAGGAGCGGCTTCCCCGCAATCGGATGGAGCGGCTTGCCCGGGAAGCGGGTCGCGCCCCAGCGGGCGGGTATGATGCCAAGAGCTTGAGTCATGTTAATACTCGATTCGGAGGATGAAAAAATGGCCGCTGGTGAAGACAAGAGTTACAAAAGGAGCTGATAGGCACTTTTCGGAAAAGGCCGGGACCGCGTCCGTGAGAAGCACAAAGGAAACGCCATGGCGTGCGGCGATTTCGAGGAAACTGTCACGTTGATGGTTCGCCAGGTTGCGGGGTAGCTCCTCGAGGGCGGCGATCCGCGGCTCGTAGGCGACAAAAAGATTTGAGAAAGTCTGGTCGATGGCAACGGTTTTCCGGCCCGCGGCTCCGAGCATGATGAGGGCATCATGGGGCGGCGCAAGAACGACGGTGCCGGGTGGGGTCTGATGACGCAACCAGGCAATGGTTTCGCCGAATCCGGACAAAGAAACGTATTCCAAGGACAGGTTCCGGGCCGACTCGAAATCGAAACGATGGAGGAATGGCCGAAGCTGAAAAGGCAAAAGAATGCCGAGAATGAGCAAAAGCACGATCGGAACTGGCAGACGACGCCACCGGGCAAGCAGCACCGTGAGCCCATCCGCGGCGCAATACAATCCGTAACCCACCAGCAGTGTCCCGGCCACCCGAAGGTGAAACAACCAATGAAAAGGCGGGACCAAACCGGGGAGGTGAGCACTGGGCCAGGCTTGCCGGACGTAGCCGTAAAGGAGCATGCACGAGCATACTCCTAACGACGTTATCAAAGTGAGGCGCGCTGCCCTATTGGTCCGCCTTCGGAAAAGCAGGACGAATCCTCCTAAGGCTAACGCATTTCGGAGGTTCAACGCTCCCCATAGCAACTGGGATAAACGCTGCAGTTCGGCTTCTTCCCACATGAAATCCTGCGGGGCGGTATTCTTGATCTGGAGGCCATAGTGCCAGAGAATCGTCGCCAGCAACGGCGCGCTCACCGCGAATGCTGGAACCAGGACCAAGCCCCAGCGGATTGGGACCGCGCGGCGTCTTGTCCAGTCGCAAGCCAATACGACCGCGACCGATCCGGCCACGATCGCCGTGGCAGTGTGCGTGAGGAAGGTTAAACCCAGCAACAGACCACAGGCCGCCCAGAGTCCATATCGGTCGCGGTTTCGAGCGCGAATGGCCACACCAATGGTTAAGGCAAACGGCACGAGCGAAAGCAGGTTAGTAAACAACCAGGGCGAATAGGTTGGCGCGGCCCAGGACGGAATTTCGTTAGGTCGCAGAAATAAGAACGCAAATAACACTGCCAGCCCCGCCCACCGGCCCCACAGAACGACGCCGAGTCCAAAAATCGCGAGAGGTACGACCAACCCGACAATGGCGCCGTAATGCGCGTAAATCTCGACCGGCTCAAGACCAAACAGGTGAGCAATGCCTCCAATTACCGCGGGTCCAAGCGGATTGTACCAGTTCTGTTCGCCCG includes these proteins:
- a CDS encoding CTP synthase, with the translated sequence MKYIFITGGVVSSLGKGLAAASLGTLLELRGLRVVFQKFDPYLNVDPGTMNPFQHGEVYVLNDGAETDLDLGHYERFTNCILSRHNNLTSGQVYESVINKERRGDYLGKTVQVIPHVTDVIKDRIREISDESKADVVITEIGGTTGDIEGLPFLEAIRQFILEVGGQNVVNVHVTLVPYIRAARELKTKPTQQSIAKLREIGIQPQVLLCRTEHPLDAELRQKLSMFCNVSPRGVIEARDVPHTIYEMPLMLNAEGLDDLICELLHIDAPPPNLTNWGKFVERVVSPKKQVKIAVVGKYIDLQDAYKSIYESLTHAAASQDCGIQLELIDAETLEGGVDGHLKDVAGVLIPGGFGERGVEGKITAAKFARENKIPYLGLCLGMQVATIEFARNVCGLEKANSTEFDKDAADPVICLLEEQRDVKNKGASMRLGTWPTKIAKGTVAEKIYDDDEVLERHRHRYEFNMKYRERMGEKGFMISGTSPDGSLAELIELKDHPYFMACQYHPEFQSKPNKPHPLFKGFIEAALARQVESR
- the kdsB gene encoding 3-deoxy-manno-octulosonate cytidylyltransferase, whose protein sequence is MTQALGIIPARWGATRFPGKPLHPIAGKPLLRHVWERCRCAKKLDRLIIATDDFRIAEAAFDWGAEVAMTSANHASGTDRIAEVAAKAKEFSHIVNIQGDEPLIDPKLIDRLVRELQRDRNLEMITAAHPFEDPAEAASPHQVKVVLDQNGNALYFSRAAIPASQSGGLKLPGEGRGRFGKRPSLFLRHQGIYGYSRALLLRFVRWKTSPLERAESLEQLRALENGVRIQVVITASGSPGVDTPEDARTIERVLKSAGQRPPRVKRK
- a CDS encoding membrane dipeptidase, producing MVDRREFLVRSSLAAAGALISRRVFAEGAGEHWPPYRGNFVIDGQGGSAVFYLKDDDPALAAELQAVRDSGLTGLIVSPAPQGRFWLNDAAFERSKETLRQWKARVEAHPDTFLHVQKAEDLARARDEHRLGIIFTFQGTEPLGEEADRIPMFREMGLRVMQLTHNRRNLVGDGCMEPGNAGLSKFGHQVVERLNAEKLVIDLSHGSQRTTLEAIRASKTPVLIGHAGCRSLSDLPRNVADAELRALADNGGVVGIIFWPYLRVDTQPMSIDVIRHLEHAIKVCGEDHVGIGTDSDLAPVKRTPEWERENREWVKGAKEEGTFTAGRPDDLYTFIPDLNAANRFELLAARLSARGHSDTRIAKILGGNFARVMREVWGS
- a CDS encoding VOC family protein, coding for MLHHLSFAVADLTRSAAFYDAALAPLGYFRVFTQESGAGRKESAIGYGRPGGEDEFAIRLRQDGVIAPSDGFHVAFRAPSQEAAAAFHQAALAHGGRDNGGVGFHPEHGPNYFAAFAFDPDGYRIEAVVDEKG